TTAGGGCTGGTAACAGACAACAAAAGGCTCATCTTCCATTAAGTCTTTCAAAGCATTGAATATATCTCACTGGTTCTGAAAGAGTGACTGATCCCTTTGACAGAAAGATACCGTTTTAACACCTTATCGATGTAGGGTCAACTCCAGGCAACTCCAATGCTTTGTCTGGAGTATAGCATGCCTAAACTGCTACTATTTATCAATGTCAATAAGTGGggttagcctgatcccagatctgaaTGTGCTTAAGCCAACTCCTCTGGTCATTGTTGTCATGACACTGAACCAGCAGTTAGGAATTGGTTAAAGCACATCCAGATGGGTCCAGACAATTTTGGGGATGGACTTACACAAATCAATTGATTGATTGGACTTACTGAACAGGAGCAGGTATCTGCCAGTGACATCTCCATTACGAGATGTGTCTGACCAAAGCAGGCAGTCAGGGCAGGTCTCCAGGTACTGGCCTTTGTGTTCAGACAAATGAACTGTGGatccacaaaataaaataaatgcctaATCCATTATGATTAGGACATTTGGTAACGATTTTTTTTCTGTCCTGCTTCAGCTGTTACAGTACACAAATTCAACACACTTGGCAGGTTACTTTTTGGTGCTTGTTTCAGTGACTACcaaagaaaataaaatgtaattattattactattgctaCATGATTACCATGTAATTTCCAAGTAAAAAATACCGGACTATaaaatacagtaacagtacattttatttgttatttatctttACAGGCATACGATGAcatatagtgaagacataacaTGGCAATATACACAATAATAGTTAAGTGGATAAAGGCCCTCTCTTATTGAGCAGCTAAATGTTTTCATCCCTCAGATGTAGAGCACTAGCCAGGTTGCCAGATTGTTTCTGCTTCAGCCAACTTGCTCCTTTGCCGATGTCCTCTTTGGCATAACAATGCCAGAGGGTGTTGGCTAAAGCAAAGACAGATATGGCAACCAGGCTAGTAGAGCACAGGTCACTTACTGTGTACTGTGGAAGTGGTGCCGGAGATGGTAGCATGTGTTGTACCCACGACGCATTTGCCATCACTGatggaacattttgaaaaacgtgTTAGCATGTTGTATGATTCATTGCTTAGGTGCCACTTGAAACAGTGTCTTTGCTTTCAGAGAAAGGTGAAATGAAATGTCTACCATTGCACATGATTTCCTGATATTTAATAAAGCCCATTCCAAACTACTATGACATTCACTAAAGTCTGCATTCATATCCACAATATAGCCAGACTTACATGCGGTCTCCCCATCTTAGGGTGACTACTTTATGGTCCGATGTAGCCGACAGGTCTATCCAGGAGCTTTTCAGAGTCCCCAAAGCATTTTGGAAGAATAAATGATCCGCAGACCCCATCACATACACCCATTTGCCATAGAGCTGCCAGTCACAGACAAGGAAAAACACATGAGTTTCATACCATCTAATTGCCTCATCCTATACCAATTTGGACCATTTGAAGTTGGAAGAAACACAAGGGTAGTATAGTAAAAGAAATGTGTAGGCGTTATGGATTAACATCCCCTGCCTTATCATGGATGTACAGTTACCTATCCAATAGAAGAcacagggttttctttaatggaagccttttTATGCAAATTTGGTTGAGTGTGGAGTACCACAGGGCAGCCGGCTTGGACCATTTATTGTTTTCGGTGTTTACTAATGACCTTCCTTGAATAAAGCCTATGTGTTTATGTACTCTGACAACTGAACAGTATACACGTCggctgcaacagtaaaataacttacgttttagaatgggtaactagcaataaGCTGGTGCTAAACATATCAAACTAAAAGCAtaatttttgggacaaatcactcacAACCCTAATCCTCATCTAGATCTATTATTGAATGTggctattgagcaagttgaggagacaacTGCTGGGTGTCAACCTAGATGGCAAGCTATGATGGTCAAAACATAATTATGACTTAACGGTTACTAAAATGGGATGAGGTCTGTCTATGATAAGGCGTTGCTCTGCTTTCTCTATCTCAGTCAACCagaccctagttttgtcacacctccACTACTATCCAGTTGTGCggtcaggtgcagcaaagaaGGAATTAGGCAAATTGCAGTTGGTGCAAAACAGAGCAGTACAtattgcacttagatgtacacggagTACGAATGAcatacatgtcaatctctcctggctcaaagttgaggagagattgactgcatcactattggtctttgtgcgaggtgtTGAAGGTACCAAACGGTCTGTtgaagcagttggcacacagttcggaaactcatcggtacaacacaagacatgcaaccagaggtctcttcacagtccccaggtccagaacagaggctgggaaacacacagtattaaatagagccatgactacatggaactctgccacagcaggtaactcaagctagcaacaAAACCAGACTTAAAGaacagataaaagaacaccttacaTCACAACGGGAACTGTGAAAGACAGACATTTATatgcattttgtattgtattgcatTATGTATGTGATACGTGATTGGGATATGACTGTGGTATGTGCTTGTCTCACCATCTTAAGACGAATGAACTAGCTGTGGGTGGCTCTGGATgggagcgtctgctgaatggttaaattgtaatgtaaatgtgctatatattatttattttatttgtgtttcctgttttggaaaccccaggaagagtaaatTGCAGATCCTAATAAATACTTCACAGCATCTGTCACTGTCCATAGTAGGTTTGCCGGATAGGGAGTAGAGAGTCATCTGAGACGTATTCATTAGGTCCAAATTATAATATTTAGTATTATGATCACAACTTACCTCGGTATGGTCCTCCAGTACCAGGGGTTTGACCAGTTCTTTACAGTCCGGTGCAGATGCAGCACTCAGAGAGGCTAGAGCCAGGAGAGCTACAACTAGCTGAACAGccatagagagaggtagagcagagaCACTGAGGACGATCGTACAGTACAGCTAGAGCAGAACACCTCTACTGCTGGGGCATATGCCTCCCGGAGGCTTAGACAAAAACACTGTTGCATAAGGGGCAATGTGGAGGAGTAAGAGGGGAGGCTTTCAACATGCTTCAATGCTTGAATGGGTAAATGGAGGGCTAAATCAGCATGCATTGCCAGACTTGTCTTATATAACTCTGAATGGATGTCCCCTCCCTGACTGAGTAGACACCATCTATTAGCTAGGGACCAGAGCACTCTAAATAGAAGCTTCTGTTTGGGACTATTGTCCTTGAATGAATTCAAACGGACAGCCTGGATACCAGCTAAATGATAACATCTACATTAGGGTGAAAAGGGCCTCCATTGCTTTTGTTTGAAGGACGTTTTGTTACATGTAGCAACAAGCTAAATAATTAAATGATCAATAGCATGTACATTGTGTCTGGTTTGGAATAGGACTACAGTAAAAACAACGTTGCAGGATGAAGAGGGATGCAGCCCTTGGTTTGGTTGCTGTGCACACGAGGGGGTCTTACACTTTCTCTTGAGTTACCTGGCAACCAACTGCCTTGgtcccaaaacaaaagagcttctcttttaaatgttttgttgtgccctAGCTTTGTCACATTTTTATGCCAAATMAGACAAATGTGCTGACCACTAGGAACCAATAAACTAATTCAGGGTGAGGGCTACATGGAAACTTTGAATGAAATACTGAAACAGGTAGCAAGTAAACAAATATCTATTTCGTCCAGTTTCAATTTATTTTCAATTTCAGTAAGACATATCGACCTTGATATGGCTGTCTATTAAGTTGAACAGCTAAGCCTGAAGTACATGATTTCTGATAGGTAGGCAACATGGAACTCTGAAGGGTCATATTTTGGTGGTGTCTCTCATTCACCATAAACAGTTGTCATGAAACACATACAAGTTACTGTTTAAGACTTGAATTCATTGTAGAACTTTTTAAAAGCAAAATTACATACAGTAACAATGTTTAGTAATAATAAGTATCAAGCAACCAAATGCATTGTACAGTAAAATAATTGAATATACTGTAACACAATTCAACACGTTAAGAAGGTTAGAACASTCCCAGTGATGGGTGATTCTGTTGATCAGGTGGCTTAGACTTAAGCCTGTTGTCTCATTTCCTTTAGTCATCAGGACACAGATCTGGAACAGAGAAGATATTTACAGGAGTGAATGCTCTCTCAGTACGAAATAACTCATTCAGTTTTAGGAGAGTTATGTTTCATTAGATGGTAAAAGATGAGAGaagtatattaactatatcatACCCAGGTCCCCAAAGTGGTATTGTGGGAGGAAGTTGAGACACTGCCTGTTTCTTAAAGGTCTCCAGTTATGAGGCTTCTAATCTCCCAGTCCTCgctgagagagagggtgggttaACTGAACTATCAATGTCTTTTTTTAAAGTCTGACTGGAGAGATTGGTGGGATTGGTGATGATACTATAAAACATGGACAAAGCTAATCATTTGACTTACTGAGTAGAACGATGTATCTGCTTCTGGTCTCTCCCTCAGAGGTCGACACGACAGTAGAGTCTGGTCACAGGAGGCAGTCACGGCAGGTTTCAGGGTGCTTACCATCAtggtcaaatcaaagtttgtcacgtgcaccgaacaggtgtagaccttacagtgaaatgattacttacaggccctaaccaacagtgcgatTAAGTTTTTWaaaaaggtattaggtgaacaatagataacactaattgaggtagtatgtacatgtaggtatggttaaagtgactatgcatatatgataaacagagtagcagcagggttTGGGGGGGcaggacaatgcaaatagtccgggtagccatttgattacttgttcaggagtcttatggcttgggggtaaaaactgttgagaagtcttttggtcctagacttggcgctccggtaccgcttgccatgcggtagtagagagaacattctataactgggggtggctggggtcgttgacaattttttttgccttcctctgacaccgcctggtgtagaggtcctggatggcaggcagcttagccccagtgatgtactgggccgtacgcactaccctctgtagtaccttgcggtcggaggccgagcagttgccgtaccaggcagtgatgcaaccagtcaggattctctcgatgttgcagctgtagaaccttttgaggatctgaggacccatgccaaatcttttaagttttctgagggggaataggctttgtcgtgccctcttcacgactgtcttggtgtgtttggaccattctagtttgttggtgatgtggacaccaaggaagttgaagctctcaacctgctcctctacagtcccttcgatgagaatgggggcgtgctcggtcctccttttcctgtagttcaatcttctcctttgtcttgattatgttgagggataggttgttattctggcactacccggccaggtctctgacctcctccctataggctgtctcgtcgttgtcagtgatcaggcctaccactgttgtgttgtcYGAAAAACTTAATGACGGGGTTGGAGttatgcttggccatgcagtcatgggtgaaaagggagtacaggaggggaatgagcacacacccctgagggggcccccgtattgaagatcagcgtggcagatgtgttgctacctaaccTCACCActtggggggcggcccgtcaggaagtccaggatccagttgcagagggaagtatTTAGTCTCAGGATCCTTAGCMtagtgatgagctttgagggtactatggtattgaacgctgagctctagtcaatgaatagcattctcacgtaggtgttccttttgtccaggtgggaaagggcagtgtggaatgcaatagagattgcatcatctgtggatctgtttgggcggtatccaaattagagtgggtctagggtttctgggataatggtgttaatgtgagccattaccagcctttcaatgaTCATCAGGTTTGgaccagacagtatcagatagaCGGCCAACActtagagacagaggggcgctgtttcgctttcTCAtcgagaaggaaaattatgaaacagacaattatttattttcttttttttattggtatttttttggtgggggaagcctggctttctTGGCATCCATTTCACATGAGGGATTTTATTTGTCCCCCTCCCCCAATAATATTTTATTGTTGGACAAAATGACTGTAAGAACACCAGAAAATCAGCTGCAAGTCATTTTAATTTGGAAAAAAATtggttccaaagtattcccacgcattatagagagatatgtgatcgtagacaaatgtaagcaaggtttaaaatgattattattcaggtcaatttgcaattatgttcccGCCACATGACcgtccgctcaagaaaaaaaaacttcctgtaggtttttgctccaaccctaatctagcgcacctgattcttaATAATTAGTTGTTGAAAAGCTGAACCAGATCAGttaactggggttggagcgaaaacctacaggaggatagctctcaaggaacagggttggagatccctgatctagttgatgatccctgccctaGAGAGTCCTGTCAGTGGGTGTGGTTTTCTGTAGCTTCCAGGGGTGGGGCCGGGGCTTCGTTTTTTACATGGTCGTCCAGCAGGCCCAtctgagaatgagagagggagaacattaaagtacactgaactaaaatataaatgcaacatataacaatttcaaagattttactgaattacagttcatataaggaaatcggtcatttgaaataaattaattaggccctaatctatgattgggaatacagatatgtatctgttggtacggctgtggcagtcatgaaattttgtcagctggtgattgtcaaccAAATAACTGTCAATCTCACGGTAATTTaccattaattaacaaacacagcCTACAAGTKATTTTAAAaagtccatgtaatatagcctacacctcaAATAAATCCATMATTTATTTtaaacaggtctaaagaagcatgatatgaagaaaacgTAGTCTATTTCTGAAGAAAAGAATAGCCTACTCTGAGTTGTCATGTTAGGTCCTggtgtggctatgccaaatggctgtgggttacactagttcatttagcagacaagatttgcttataatttcATGGCATTATTTtctagtatgaagaatacaattgaacaatgctgaataaaatataaatattttctcaaccATTTGAGTGAGTGCGCACATGAGGcttattctgtgttgagcggttaacaagaaatacatttgaagtcagaagtttacatatttttaggttggagtcattaaaactcgttttttcaaccactccacaaatttcttaacaaactatagttttggcaagttggttagaacatctactttgtgcatgacacaagtaatttttccaacaattgtttacagacagattatttcactgtatcacaattccagtgggtcagaagtttacatacactaagttgactgtgcctttaaacagcttggaaaattccagaaaattgtgtcatggctttagaagcttctgataggctaattgacatcatttgagtcaattggaggtgtacctctggatgtatttcaaggcctaccttcaaactcagtgcctctttgcttgacatcatgggaaaatcaaaagaaaccagcaAAGACCTtataaaacaaattgtagacctacacaagtctggttcatccttgggagcaatttccaaacacctgaaggtaccacgttcgtctgtacaaacaatagtacgcaagtataaacaccatgggaccactcagccgtcataccgctcaggaaggagacgcgttctgtctcctagagatgagcgtactgtggtgcgaaaagtgcaaatcaatcccagaacaacagcaaaggaccttgtgaagatgctggaggaacaagtacaaaagtatctatatccacagtaaaacaagtcctatatcaacataacctgaaaggccgctcagcaaggaagccgccactgttccaaaaccgccataaaaaagccagactacggtttgcaactgcacatggggacaacgatcgtactttttggagaaatgtcctctggtctgatgaggcTTGCAATTCaaagaacaccgtcccaaccgtgaagcacaagggtggcagcatcatgttgtgggagtgctttgcggcaggagggactggtgca
This portion of the Salvelinus sp. IW2-2015 linkage group LG15, ASM291031v2, whole genome shotgun sequence genome encodes:
- the LOC111973834 gene encoding merozoite surface protein 9, with translation MAVQLVVALLALASLSAASAPDCKELVKPLVLEDHTELYGKWVYVMGSADHLFFQNALGTLKSSWIDLSATSDHKVVTLRWGDRIDGKCVVGTTHATISGTTSTVHIHLSEHKGQYLETCPDCLLWSDTSRNGDVTGRYLLLFTRTGKMDHTYLDTYKKQAECLNFPEKHQTYDGKTELCPDDKEEKKVVEEKVVVEEEIMEEEIMEEKQATEETKTTVEEKTTEEEKATEEEKATEEEKATEEEKTTAEEKATEEEKATEEEKTTAAEKATEEEKATEEEKTTK